The genomic window CCGCCGGAGCGTCCGGCGGTTGGGCGAGTGCAGAGGCAGCCATCAATGCCAGCAAGGAGACGGCGAGTCCATGGGACGCGTACCGCCCGAGGCGGGCGGCGTGCCTCGCGGGGCGCCCGGGCCCAGATGAGGGCCCTCGTTCCGTGTGCGGGCCAGAAGGTTTCACGGCCGGTGTGCCTCCTTGCACGAGAGGCCGAGGGCGGTGTGGGGGAAGGGAGCCGGGAGCCGCCCCGGAAGCCTGGTCGGCCCCGCTGCGACGTCCCGGCCTGTTACGGGGATTATCGGCGGGCGCGGGAGTAACTTGAGGCGTTCCGCATTCCCGTGCTTTGCTCCGCACCCCGCGACGGCAATCCCCGCCGCGGGGCCGGGGAAAACCCAGAAGGAACGTGATTCACGGTTCGTGAACGAGTGACGTGACCGGCAACATGAGAAATCAATCGCGCATCGGAGGCCTCCCGATGCGCATTCGGTTCACGAGGGGACGGTCAACGCCTGGGCGGCCGCATGGTCGGAACGCGTGCGGAGCCAGTCGGCCTGCCGGCGGTTCGTGGAGGACGCGTCGGACAGGATGGATTCCATTTCCTCGTCACGCAACGCCTGCCCGGCCATGATGAGCAGCTCATAGGCGATCTGGAGCTCGTGGACCAGCAGGCGGAGGTCGTGGAGGTCGCGCACCAGCCCGAGGCCACCGCTCCTCGGCCCGTGGAAGAGGGCATTGTGCAAGGCCGCCGACTCATCCTCCTTCGCTTCGTGATAGCGTGCCACCAGCGGGGCCAACCTGCCCAGGTTCTCATCCGACCACGAGGCCAGGAGCCGAGTCATCTGGTACACATCCGGCTCCCGGCGATGGTGCTCCGCCACGTCCCGGAGCGACTCGGCCAGGTGCCGCTCGCTCCGCTCGGCGAGCCCGAGATAGTTGGCGACGTGCGCCTTGCCGGTGACCTGCGTCTCCTCGGACTTGATCGCCGAGCCGATCCCGGAGACCACCGTGCCAATCCCGGACGCGACGGCGGAGGCGACGTCGCCGGCCCGGGTCGCCAGCGAGATTTTCGCCACGCTCACGGCCGCATACTTGAAGTGCGGCTGCTTGCTCACCGCGTCCCACTCCGTGATCGTGAGCTCGTTCGCGGCGCGGGGATGGTCCGGGTCATCCCAGGTGCCGTAGTGGAACGGGACGAAGACGTGCCCGGGCGCGATGTCACCGATCCGGGCGACGACCCGGATCCGCCCCCGTCGCGACGCGACCTCGACCATGTCCCCCTCCGCGATCCCGAGCCGGGCGGCGTCCTCCTCGGCGATCTGCGCGAAGGCGTCCGGGGCGGCGTCGTTGAGGGCCCGCGATCGCCCCGTCTTGGTCCTGGTGTGGAAGTGGTAGACGATCCTCCCGGTGGTCAGCCAGAGGGGGTAATCGTCGTCGGGACGCTCGTGGGGCTCCTGGTAGTCCGCCGGCTTGAGGATCGCCTTCCCCCGCGGGTCGTTCGCCTTGTAGTGCTCGGGATCGACCATGCCCCCGGTGACGAGGTCGTGGCCGAAGGTCTCGCAGGAGCCGGCGTCGGTGGGGAAGACGCCGTCCGCGTAGAGCCGCTCGAGGCCGTCGGGGTGCTCCTCGTTGCAGGGCCACTGGAGTGGCCCGCGCCCGAGGCGGGCGTAGGTCATGCCGGTGTAGTCGCAGGGCCGCCCGCGCGTGCATTCCTTCCAGCCCTCGAAGGCCCCTTCGGGGTCGGCCCACTTCACGAGCGGGGCGCCGTCCTTGTCTCGGAAGCCCATCCGCCGGGCGTAGTCGAGGAAGATGTCGAGGTCCGACCTCGCCTCGCCGGGCGGCTCGACGGCCTGTCGCGAGAGGTGTACCGTCCGATCCACGTTGGTGAAGCAGCCCGTCTTTTCGCCCCAGATCGCCGCCGGCAGGACGACGTCGGCCAGGGCGGCGGT from Aquisphaera giovannonii includes these protein-coding regions:
- a CDS encoding molybdopterin oxidoreductase family protein, with protein sequence MQETRDSIADIWGERTPYEGTWPVRQDVRIEAEPERWVPSACVLCSNGCGLEIGVRDGKIVRVRGSAGDRVNRGRLGPKGLHGWVANHSPDRLTRPLIRGAGGLKEASWDDAMGLIVERSRELLDRFTGGSIGFYTSGQLFLEEYYTLGIIGKAGLGTPHMDGNTRLCTATAATALKETFGADGQPGSYTDLDTTEAIFHVGHNIASQQTVLWARILDRRRGPNPPKLVVVDPRATATAKEADVHLAPRVGTNVPLLNGLIHLIIEAGHIDRDYIAAHTVGFDHLADIARRWPPGRVAEVTGVPEDRLRAAAAILGGARSLVSTVLQGVYQSMQATAAACQVNNLHLIRGMLGRPGCGLYQMNGQPTAQNTRECGADGDLPAFRNWDNPEHIAELARIWNVEPGVIPHWTPPTHAMQIFRYAETGSIKLLWISATNPAVSLPELHRVREILRRPGLFVVVQDAFLTETAALADVVLPAAIWGEKTGCFTNVDRTVHLSRQAVEPPGEARSDLDIFLDYARRMGFRDKDGAPLVKWADPEGAFEGWKECTRGRPCDYTGMTYARLGRGPLQWPCNEEHPDGLERLYADGVFPTDAGSCETFGHDLVTGGMVDPEHYKANDPRGKAILKPADYQEPHERPDDDYPLWLTTGRIVYHFHTRTKTGRSRALNDAAPDAFAQIAEEDAARLGIAEGDMVEVASRRGRIRVVARIGDIAPGHVFVPFHYGTWDDPDHPRAANELTITEWDAVSKQPHFKYAAVSVAKISLATRAGDVASAVASGIGTVVSGIGSAIKSEETQVTGKAHVANYLGLAERSERHLAESLRDVAEHHRREPDVYQMTRLLASWSDENLGRLAPLVARYHEAKEDESAALHNALFHGPRSGGLGLVRDLHDLRLLVHELQIAYELLIMAGQALRDEEMESILSDASSTNRRQADWLRTRSDHAAAQALTVPS